In Veillonellales bacterium, the following are encoded in one genomic region:
- a CDS encoding ATP-binding protein has translation IARKKELQLVICIDEFQNIMQFGNPDAFQQKLRSHWQNHQQVAYCLYGSKRHILRDIFSDPSKPFYKFGDLMLLDKIPESEWIVFLCRRFQDTGKTLLPDDARLIARLADNHPYYVQQLAQQAWFRTHDECNQDIVLSAHEDIVNQLSLLFANSTEKLSSFQIHLLKAVLSGEKQLTAKETLEKYQLGTSANVVRLKRLLIENEILDDTGEELSFLDPMYKYWLQKNFFKK, from the coding sequence CATTGCCCGAAAAAAAGAGTTGCAACTCGTGATTTGCATCGACGAATTTCAAAACATCATGCAATTCGGCAATCCCGATGCTTTTCAGCAAAAGTTGCGTTCGCACTGGCAGAATCATCAGCAAGTAGCTTACTGTCTTTATGGCAGTAAACGCCACATCTTGCGGGATATCTTCAGCGATCCTTCAAAGCCGTTTTACAAGTTCGGCGATTTGATGCTGCTCGATAAAATTCCCGAAAGTGAATGGATCGTTTTTCTTTGCAGGCGATTCCAAGATACAGGTAAAACGCTTTTGCCCGACGATGCTCGATTAATTGCCCGACTTGCCGACAATCATCCCTATTATGTGCAGCAATTGGCTCAGCAAGCATGGTTTCGCACACATGACGAATGCAATCAAGATATCGTATTATCGGCGCATGAAGATATTGTCAATCAACTCAGCCTTCTGTTTGCCAACAGCACGGAAAAACTCTCTTCTTTTCAGATTCATTTACTCAAAGCTGTTCTATCTGGAGAAAAGCAATTGACGGCGAAAGAAACACTCGAAAAATACCAATTAGGCACTTCCGCCAATGTGGTGCGCCTCAAACGGCTATTGATCGAAAACGAGATACTGGATGATACGGGTGAAGAATTATCGTTTTTAGATCCGATGTATAAATATTGGCTTCAAAAGAATTTTTTCAAGAAGTAA